AACATTGATTGCTGCTGTGGCGATTGGGGCGACCATGATCATTCATGCCAACAACCTTCGGCAGGTTTCGGATACCTCCGAATTGGCGAGGGCAGAACTGGTTCTTGTTAACATGGTGAGTCGCATGCAAGTAAACAATCAGGAGCTGGCCGCAAATACATACAGCGGTACGTGGTTTGCTGCGGCGGTGACTCCACCCTTATGTGTGGGATGTACGCCCGCACAAATTGCCCTTCTGTATGATGTCCCCATGTGGCAGTCGCAAGCATTTGAGGCTGGTTTAATAGGTGCACGCTTAAGGATTGCTCCCGTTGGCGCAGCAAACGCGGTGTGGAGTGTGCAAATGGACTGGCCTGCCCATGCCCCTGCAAACGTGGTACAAAGAGCCCCATGTGTGGTGGTGGCAGCCAATCATTGCGTTTCAATGTTATTGAGGGTTGGGCCGTGATGTTTACATCTCAATCGACACGAAAAAAGTTCAAGCAAAGTGGGTTCACTTTGCTTGAACTGCTGATTTCGGTGCTGCTGATGTTGGGTATTGTGATTGCCGTCCAACGTTATGTTGCGGGTGTGGTGGTGGATCAAACCGTTGTGCAATTGCGTCAAGATCAATCA
The window above is part of the Ephemeroptericola cinctiostellae genome. Proteins encoded here:
- a CDS encoding type IV pilus modification PilV family protein — translated: MMKEKNNHLKDQKGFSLIEVLVATLIAAVAIGATMIIHANNLRQVSDTSELARAELVLVNMVSRMQVNNQELAANTYSGTWFAAAVTPPLCVGCTPAQIALLYDVPMWQSQAFEAGLIGARLRIAPVGAANAVWSVQMDWPAHAPANVVQRAPCVVVAANHCVSMLLRVGP